From Scleropages formosus chromosome 25, fSclFor1.1, whole genome shotgun sequence, a single genomic window includes:
- the LOC108921492 gene encoding phospholipid scramblase 1-like: MTLGGGRDGKLRSLERRGHTERTTYRDTGAQPSKIMQNLPLESGSNTAGYAPIGVPPGLEYLSQIDQILIHQKIELLEAIIGFETNNQYEIKNVLGQTIFRAKENNDCCTRNCCGALRSFNIKLMDNMDCEVIQLVRPFRCNSCWCPCCLQELEVQAPPGTVIGYVVQDWHPCLPKFSIQGPSRETLLKLEGPCLACNCCGDVNFELKDKDGEQCIGRISKQWSGLVKEIFSDADNFGIQFPMDLDVKIKAVLLGACFLIDFMFFEKTGDKNQRFTIFR, translated from the exons ATGACCCTTGGAGGAGGCAGAGACGGGAAGCTGCGGAGTCTGGAACGCCGTGGACACACCGAGAGGACGACCTACAGGGACACGGGAGCACAG CCCTCAAAGATAATGCAGAACCTTCCCCTCGAATCGGGCTCCAACACTGCAGGGTACGCCCCAATCGGTGTCCCACCTGGTTTGGAGTACCTCAGTCAG ATCGACCAGATCTTAATTCACCAGAAAATTGAGCTGCTGGAAG CCATCATCGGTTTTGAGACCAACAACCAGTACGAGATCAAGAATGTTCTGGGTCAGACCATCTTCAGGGCCAAGGAGAACAATGACTGCTGTACACGCAACTGCTGTGGCGCCCTTCGCAGCTTCAACATAAAATTGATGGACAACATGGACTGCGAGGTCATCCAGCTGGTGCGGCCCTTCCGTTGCAACTCCTGCTGGTGCCCCTGCTGCCTGCAGGAG CTGGAAGTACAGGCCCCTCCAGGCACTGTAATTGGCTATGTGGTCCAGGACTGGCACCCCTGTCTGCCCAAGTTCTCCATCCAGGGACCGTCCCGGGAGACCCTGCTCAAGCTGGAAGGCCCCTGTCTTGCCTGTAACTGCTGCGGGGATGTCAACTTTGAG CTCAAAGACAAGGACGGAGAGCAGTGCATTGGCCGTATCTCCAAGCAGTGGAGCGGGCTGGTGAAGGAAATCTTCAGCGACGCAGATAACTTTGGCATCCAGTTCCCCATGGACCTGGATGTCAAGATTAAGGCAGTGCTCTTGGGTGCCTGCTTCCTCATC GATTTCATGTTCTTTGAGAAAACTGGAGACAAAAACCAACGCTTCACCATATTCCGCTGA